The genomic window TGTGGTAAATTAAATGAATTCACAGAACGGATTTTTATTATCTTATATAAAATATGGTGAAAACGATGCCGTGCTGCATTGTTTTACTGAAGAAGACGGGTTTCAGTCTTATTTTTTAAAAGGAATTTATACCAAGAAAAATAAGAAAAAGGCCCTTCTTCTGCCATTGAGCAAACTCAGCTTTTCTTTAAACCCGCTGAAAGGAAACGGGATCCAGACGATTTCAAAATTTGAGATGGTCAAAAGCAACGATATCTACATGGATATCCGGTGCAATACCGTGGTGTTTTTTATTTCAGATTTCCTGAATCAGAATTTGAGGCATGAAAATAAAAACCATACGATTTTTTTCTGTCTGGAGGAATTTATCGACGAGCTGCAGAACCGGAATTACCAGTCGCACCTTATTTTTTTAGTCAAAATCCTGAAAATTCAAGGGGTGGCACCACTTATCGGTAGCGGCATCTACCTTGACCCGGAAACCGGAACATTTACTTCCGAAAGCATGCACCAGCTGTTTACTGCGGAAATTTCTGAGGTATGGAAAAGTATCCTTACGGCAGAAACTCCCTACCATACAAGAATTCCTTCCCGGTTACGGAAAGACTTTTTAGACAGCATCCTTGTCTATTATCATTATCATATCACCGAATTTAAGATTCCTACATCCCTAGAGGTAATCCAGCAGATCTTTGAGTGAGACCGTTTACTAATATTTTACTTCTTTTCCGGTGCTGATTTTTCCGGCATTTCGGTTTCAGATTCTGCGATTTGTTTTTTGGAAAATCTTGGCATCAGGATTTTAGCAATCAGCCCGGTCCAGCCTGTTTGATGCGAGGCTCCTACCCCACGGCCGTTATCTCCGTGAAAGTATTCGTAAAACAGGATATAATCCTTAAAATCCGGATCTGTCTGAAATCTTGGATACTGTCCGTTAAAAGGCCTTTTACCATTTTCATCCATTAAAAACAATCCGGATAATCTTTTGCTTAAAGCATCCGCAATTTCATCCAGGTTTGAATATTTTCCGCTTCCGGTAGGAAATTCCACCAGAAAATCCGGGCTGTAATAGAAGAAAAAGCGCTGCAGGCTTTCGATGATTAAAAAATTAATCGGAAACCAGATCGGTCCGCGCCAGTTGCTGTTGCCGCCGAACAGTCCGCTGTCACTTTCAGCAGGAGTATATTTTACAGTGTAGTCCGTTCCGTTCAGTTGTAACGTATAAGGGTTTTCTTCGTATTCTTTGGACAAGGCCCGAACGCCGAAGTCGCTTAAAAACTGGTTTGGATCCAGCATTCTGCTCAGCAGTCTTTTTAATCGGTGTCCACGTAGCAGGGAAAGCAAGTGCTTGGAATCGTCGCCTTTCACATCCCAATGGGATACCAATGCCGCCAGTTCCGGTTTGTTTTCCAATACCCAGTTCATTCTTGCTTTAAAATTAGGCAACTTTTCAATCATTTCATCATCGATCACCTCAACGGCAAACATCGGAATCAGGCCGACGATCGTCCGCAATTTCAGATACATATGGCTGCCGTCGTTTGAAGCAATGGCATCGTAGAAGAATTCATCCTGCTCATCCCAAAGGCTGAAACATTCATCGCCCATATTGTCGAGGGAATTCGCAATCGCAAGGAAATGCTCGAAGAACTTCATGGCCATTTCTTCGTAGATGTTGTTGTAAAGTGCCAACTCAAGGGCTATCCTCATCATATTGAGGGCAAACATGGCCATCCAGCTTGTTCCGTCGGATTGTTCCAGATGTTCTCCGTTCGGAAGCGGCGCATTCCGGTCGAAAGCACCGATGTTATCAAGCCCGAGAAATCCGCCTTCGAAGATATTGTTACCGTTTTTATCTTTTTTATTT from Chryseobacterium sp. SORGH_AS_0447 includes these protein-coding regions:
- the recO gene encoding DNA repair protein RecO — its product is MNSQNGFLLSYIKYGENDAVLHCFTEEDGFQSYFLKGIYTKKNKKKALLLPLSKLSFSLNPLKGNGIQTISKFEMVKSNDIYMDIRCNTVVFFISDFLNQNLRHENKNHTIFFCLEEFIDELQNRNYQSHLIFLVKILKIQGVAPLIGSGIYLDPETGTFTSESMHQLFTAEISEVWKSILTAETPYHTRIPSRLRKDFLDSILVYYHYHITEFKIPTSLEVIQQIFE